The genomic region GGCAGGCCGGTTGCAACTGTAAAGTTTTTCGACAGTTTAAGGGCCGGTATTAAGTCAGAGAGATTAGTCTGCCGGTCAGAATCAGGCGTTACCCAGGATATCCCAGCCTTCGTTGGCCAGCATATCCACCAGGCGGATCAGCGGCAGTCCGATCAACGAATTGGGATCGTCGCCCTCCATCTTTTCAAACAGCGTGATACCCAAGCCCTCCGATTTGAATGAGCCTGCGCAGTTATAGGGCTGTTCACGCTGAAGATAGTGTTCGATGGCCTGCTGTTCCAGCTGACGGAAATAGACGTGAAAGGGTTCGCAGCAAACCTGAGTGTTACCGGTACGGCTGTTAAGCAGGCAGAGGCCGGTGGAGAATGTGACGCGCTTTCCGGCGGCCTTTGAGAGCTGCTCGACGGCACGTTCGTGGCTGCCGGGTTTACCGAGAATCTCTCCGTCAATTGTTGCCACCTGGTCGGAACCGATAATGAGGGCATTGGGCCAGGATTCTCTGACCGCATCGGCTTTGAGTCTGGCAAGGCGGGTGACCAGCGCCTCCGGGGTCTCTTCTGAAACAGGTGTCTCGTCGATCTCTGGAGAGGCTGTTTCAAAGGCGATGCCAAGGCGGTTGAGAAGCTCGCGTCTGAAAGGGGAGGTGGAGCCAAGGACGAGGGTTCGCATTGCTGTGGGCATATCAATTTCTATCAATTTCTATCAAGTTAAGTGTGTCTGGAGGTTGGACGCGCGGATAATAGCAAAAACCACAGTGAATAAGCGCATTTAAGCTGACTCTGTTGTATATTGGGTGGAGATTATGCTGTGTATTGTTCTATTGGTATTTTCAATACAAAGCATGAATAATCTTAATAGATGGCATATTTTTCTTTAATTAACAATAAGTAGCTCTTCTTTCTTAATGTGGATCGTGCTTGACTCGTGTCCACCAAGTGACGTAAAAAGGACGTTGCGTGCTACTGGGAAACAAGATTTGCCTATGCCAATGTCGGATTTACTGCTGGCTGGTTCCAAGCTTATGGCGCTGGGAATGGGGATAGTGTTCTCTTTTCTGGTCGTTCTGGTATTTGTCATGCTGGCCATGTCTCGTTTTGCCGTGGCGCTGCAGAAGCCGGAATTGGAGGAGCAGCCGGATGGGGGACTGCCTGTCTTACAGCAGGGTCATCCATCAGCAAGAGGGGATCTGGTTGCCGTCATAACAGCGGCCGTCACCCGTTACCGCGCGACACACAATTGATTATCCAGTAAAATCCGACTCCTATATAATTATTTTGACCTGATCTGTTAACAGATGGCGGCAGACTTTCCATGACTGAAAAAAAACCTCTAGGTATCACTGAGCTTGTTTTGCGTGACGCCCATCAGTCGCTGTTTGCGACGCGTATGCGCATCGAGGATATGTTGCCGATCGCCGAGAAGCTTGATCGGGTGGGATTCTGGTCCCTTGAGACCTGGGGCGGCGCAACCTTCGATGCCTGCATTCGCTTTTTGGGCGAAGATCCTTGGGAGCGGCTGCGCCAGTTGAAAAAGGCCATGCCGAAAACCCCTCAGCAGATGTTGCTGCGCGGGCAGAATATACTCGGTTATCGGCATTACGCGGATGATGTGGTCGAATCTTTTGTCGATCGTGCGGCGGAAAATGGCATCGACGTTTTCCGTATCTTCGATGCAATGAATGATTTGCGGAACCTGGAAACTGCGGTCAAAGCCACCTTGAAGACAGGCAAACATGCGCAGGGCACCATGTCCTATACCGTGAGTCCTGCGCACGACATGGACTATTGGTTGGCGATGGGTCGCCAGCTCGAAGAGATGGGTTGCGATTCCATCTGTATCAAGGATATGGCGGGTCTGCTCAGGCCTTATGTGGCCGAGGAGCTGGTTACCCGCCTGAAATCCTCCTGTTCGATTCCCATTGCCTTGCATAGTCATGCCACTACCGGTATGAGCACTGCGACTGCGGTCAAGGTTGCAGAAGCGGGTATCGACATGTTGGATACGTCGATCTCCTCCATGTGTATGACCTATGGCCATTCAGCGACTGAGTCGGTGGTGGCGATTCTGGATAACACTGCGCGCGATACCGGTCTCAATCTGCACCTGTTGGAAGAGATCGCGGCCTATTTTCGTGAAGTGCGAAAAAAGTATGCAAAGTTTGAGGGTTCCTTGAAAGGGGTTGATTCCAGAATCCTGGTGGCACAGGTGCCTGGCGGCATGCTGACCAATATGGAGAATCAACTGCGTGAGCAGGGTGCCTGTGACCGTTTCGACGAGGTACTGGAAGAGATACCCAAGGTACGCAAGGATCTTGGATATATTCCACTGGTGACGCCGACTTCGCAGATCGTCGGTACCCAAGCCGTTATCAATGTACTGCTGGGTGAACGCTATAAGAATATCGCTAAAGAGACGGCGGGTGTGTTGAAGGGTGAATATGGTGCAACTCCGGCACCGGTCGATAAGCTGCTTCAGGACAAAGTACTGGATGGTGGGGAGGCGATTACCTGTCGTCCGGCTGACTTGATCGAGCCGGAGATGGACAAGTTGGCGAATGAATTTGATCTCCTTGCCAAGGAGAAGCGCCTGCGGGTTGCGGATGCGGTAGTCGACGATGTGTTGATCTATGCGCTCTTTCCCCAGGTTGGACTTAAGTTTCTTGAGAATCGGGATAATCCCGATGCGTTCGAACCGGTGCCTGGGCAGGAGCCGGAAGCGCCGGTCGCTGCAGCGCCAGTTTCTAACGATGAGCCTGGTTTCTACCAGGTTGAAGTCAATGGTGTGGCCTACGACGTGAAGGTGACTGCCGGAGGCGAGGTGAGTGGCATTCAGCCCACCCCTGCCGCCAGTGCGGTCAGCGCGGCACCGGCACCGGCAGCTGCTGGTGGAGGATTGGTCTCCTCTCCATTGGCGGGGAATATATTTAAAATAAAGGTCGCCAAGGGCCAGTCGGTTGCCGCTGGTGAAGTGGTGATGATCCTCGAAGCCATGAAGATGGAGACCGAGGTACGGACGACGATAGCCGGTGTGGTTGCGGATGTCCTGGTCAAAGAGGGTGATACCGTCCAGGTCGATGATGCTCTTTTGAGTCTCGCCTGATGGAGATCGGACTGGAACCCTTATGGCTGTCCACCGGCCTGGCTAACCTCACTTGGGGGCAGATGCTGATGATGTTCATTGGCGGCCTTCTGATCTATCTTGCCATCGTCAGGAAGTTTGAGCCGCTGCTGCTGCTGCCTATCGGTTTTGGGGCTATCCTGAGCAATATCCCGGTGGCCGGTATTGGTGGTGACACTGGGCTGCTCGGTTACATCTATCAAGTCGGGATAGAGACCGGCGTATTTCCCCTGTTGATATTCATGGGTGTTGGGGCATTGACCGATTTCGGTGCGCTGATAGCCATGCCCTGGACATTGCTGTTGGGGGCCGCTGCCCAGTTCGGTATCTTCGTGACCCTGATGGGTGCGCTGGCGCTGAATATGGTGCCGGGTTTCGATTTTACCCTGTCGGATGCCTCGGCCATTGCCATCATCGGTGGCGCCGACGGACCGACGGCAATCTTCCTTGCATCCCGCCTTGCGCCGGATCTGCTCGGGGCGATTGCTGTGGCCGCCTACTCCTATATGGCGCTGGTACCCATTATTCAGCCGCCGATCATGCGTTGGCTGACCAACGAGGAGGAGCGGGGCGTCGTCATGCAGCAGTTGCGCCACGTCAGCAAGCTGGAGAAGGTGCTCTTCCCCTTTGCGGTATTGCTGCTCTGCATCCTCTTTCTGCCTTCTGCTGCGCCGCTGATCGGTATGCTGACGTTTGGCAACCTGCTGCGGGAGAGCGGTGTGGTGGAGCGCCTGAGTCACGCAGCGCAAAATGAGATCATCAACATCGTCACGATCTTTCTGGGTCTGGCGGTAGGTTCCAAGCTCTCTGCAGATAAATTTCTTACCGTTGAGACACTGGGTATCCTTGGTCTGGGCGCCTTTGCCTTCTGTATCGGCACCACGGCTGGCGTTTTAATGGGCAAGGTGATGCACCGTGTTACCGGCGGCAAGATCAACCCCCTGATCGGTGCTGCCGGTGTCTCCGCCGTGCCTATGGCCGCCAGGGTGGTGAACAAGGTCGGGTTGGAAACCAATCACCACAATTTCCTCCTGATGCATGCCATGGGGCCGAACGTCGCGGGAGTTATCGGTTCTGCAGTTGCTGCCGGAGTGTTATTGGCTATCGTGGGTGGCTGACACTAAGTGCGCCCTTCGCCGCGAGGCACGGGCCCCTGCTGGCATTGTGTCCTTCGCATCTTCAGAAATCAGGGTAGGTCGGTTCAGGCGCAGCGGAACCGGCAATCCCATCTGCATCGCATTTTCTAACTTAGTGAACCGGTTGGTCATTTTGACACGCCGTCCCTTTCCGTAATATCATTGTCCGCTTATGTCGCAGCACTTGCCCGATCAGTTTGATCCTTGGCGCTTTGCTGATCTGGGCAATCAAATCAGCGGTCGATTTCCGTTGGCGGATTTGCCAAGATTACGGGCTTGCCTGATGGATGCCGAAGGCGAAGT from Gammaproteobacteria bacterium (ex Lamellibrachia satsuma) harbors:
- a CDS encoding OadG family protein, which gives rise to MPMSDLLLAGSKLMALGMGIVFSFLVVLVFVMLAMSRFAVALQKPELEEQPDGGLPVLQQGHPSARGDLVAVITAAVTRYRATHN
- the maf gene encoding septum formation inhibitor Maf, encoding MRTLVLGSTSPFRRELLNRLGIAFETASPEIDETPVSEETPEALVTRLARLKADAVRESWPNALIIGSDQVATIDGEILGKPGSHERAVEQLSKAAGKRVTFSTGLCLLNSRTGNTQVCCEPFHVYFRQLEQQAIEHYLQREQPYNCAGSFKSEGLGITLFEKMEGDDPNSLIGLPLIRLVDMLANEGWDILGNA
- a CDS encoding sodium ion-translocating decarboxylase subunit beta; its protein translation is MEIGLEPLWLSTGLANLTWGQMLMMFIGGLLIYLAIVRKFEPLLLLPIGFGAILSNIPVAGIGGDTGLLGYIYQVGIETGVFPLLIFMGVGALTDFGALIAMPWTLLLGAAAQFGIFVTLMGALALNMVPGFDFTLSDASAIAIIGGADGPTAIFLASRLAPDLLGAIAVAAYSYMALVPIIQPPIMRWLTNEEERGVVMQQLRHVSKLEKVLFPFAVLLLCILFLPSAAPLIGMLTFGNLLRESGVVERLSHAAQNEIINIVTIFLGLAVGSKLSADKFLTVETLGILGLGAFAFCIGTTAGVLMGKVMHRVTGGKINPLIGAAGVSAVPMAARVVNKVGLETNHHNFLLMHAMGPNVAGVIGSAVAAGVLLAIVGG
- the oadA gene encoding sodium-extruding oxaloacetate decarboxylase subunit alpha, with protein sequence MTEKKPLGITELVLRDAHQSLFATRMRIEDMLPIAEKLDRVGFWSLETWGGATFDACIRFLGEDPWERLRQLKKAMPKTPQQMLLRGQNILGYRHYADDVVESFVDRAAENGIDVFRIFDAMNDLRNLETAVKATLKTGKHAQGTMSYTVSPAHDMDYWLAMGRQLEEMGCDSICIKDMAGLLRPYVAEELVTRLKSSCSIPIALHSHATTGMSTATAVKVAEAGIDMLDTSISSMCMTYGHSATESVVAILDNTARDTGLNLHLLEEIAAYFREVRKKYAKFEGSLKGVDSRILVAQVPGGMLTNMENQLREQGACDRFDEVLEEIPKVRKDLGYIPLVTPTSQIVGTQAVINVLLGERYKNIAKETAGVLKGEYGATPAPVDKLLQDKVLDGGEAITCRPADLIEPEMDKLANEFDLLAKEKRLRVADAVVDDVLIYALFPQVGLKFLENRDNPDAFEPVPGQEPEAPVAAAPVSNDEPGFYQVEVNGVAYDVKVTAGGEVSGIQPTPAASAVSAAPAPAAAGGGLVSSPLAGNIFKIKVAKGQSVAAGEVVMILEAMKMETEVRTTIAGVVADVLVKEGDTVQVDDALLSLA